A window from Drosophila kikkawai strain 14028-0561.14 chromosome 2L, DkikHiC1v2, whole genome shotgun sequence encodes these proteins:
- the LOC138928709 gene encoding uncharacterized protein, producing the protein MEEENPFAGRGALASSPCAPREEEEATAFGKSNKLSRTPPRYEAQEGGQSIGSTPPPKRLRDPASPTSLPRTTPAKKSKASEKAACLQDLQEMGSLLQEVSSRMMDKSTRHITVPLREMIARVKTLHSSILAASRAAAAGVSDRQESRVANNLCQKCAQITKSADKEQQTVTAWKKEASVQTEPWRRLSQPDAPGLPAPVLAPPLPRPAQQKSARAPKKPRAKPPAAVHDASEQQHRPARKPESQANPENDWEVVARKPRTARRTRPDAVIVHASGKSYSEVLAMVTRREDKQLSDLGRCVAKVRRTNNGNLLLEVAKGSAESASAMKESIEKVLGDSASVRATTEESKVIVLEVRNIDPITTKQEVCAALAGQFNFEAERVKVRSMRRGFAETQAAVVSLPVSLAKAVLHRGEVRNGWTICRIRERLGPVRCFRCLEPGHIAIHCKGPVDRSGCCINCGGPGHKAASCSKEPAAQDLLSQTVRELGSEVAVLSEPYRVGSSRDWATDRSGKAALWLCGEDAPELRDTKAAEGFVRANIGGIWLYSCYLEPSLSLEAFGRVLDELSSDLRGRSNFVVGGDFNAWAMESLTFAANASEAEGCCSELEARLPACNDRYKVARKELKTAIRNSKRECFLKLCDAADEDPWGGAFKMMVKRLNAGGSAPTDPATLESIVGTLFPNGRQVAICPSTELGDIRWVSEDEVLQAGRSLKIKKAPGPDAIPSRATKLSLSLLSSEVACLFNKPICLLDTIGKVFERVISTRLGEAIEAAGGLSPEQYGFTKGRSTLDAIARVVKIAEDAIAGTRWKGGTKSYCLVVTLDIRNAFNSADWSRTLESLRKFNIPGYLLNVALSYFSNRALTLDTSMGSREYNISAGVPQGSVLGPLLWNAMYDGVLRLPMPACTSLVGFADDVAIVVAAKEIAAVEARADTAIQAVEAWLALAGLELAAHKTEAVLISSRKAVETASVLVRGTRIRSQRAIKYLGVHIDTRLSFKEHLESCTRHQYGPKLQLSKATCEEWRRPTACVPSGSHARSAQSLRTELIRERKEISESLQDRRSPLSRAEVKLAARRTSMVNWQARWDSSSKGRWTHRLIPDLARWVERAHGQVSFYLSQVLSGHGCFRQYLKRFGHETEDWCPECGTGILEEAHHVLFECRRFCLERHELEVAAGSPITAETLVPTMLGDPKAWEAADAFAAHVMKTLRTLERRRKERPE; encoded by the exons ATGGAGGAGGAAAACCCCTTCGCTGGCAGGGGTGCACTAGCGAGTTCGCCATGTGCACCAAGAGAAGAGGAGGAGGCGACGGCGTTCGGGAAGAGCAATAAGCTCTCCCGTACGCCACCGAGGTACGAGGCTCAAGAAGGTGGGCAGAGCATAGGCTCTACGCCGCCCCCTAAGAGGCTGAGGGACCCGGCTAGCCCGACTAGCTTACCGAGAACTACGCCGGCAAAGAAGAGCAAGGCGTCAGAGAAGGCAGCCTGCCTGCAGGATCTGCAGGAGATGGGCAGCCTATTGCAGGAGGTCTCATCTAGAATGATGGACAAGTCGACGCGGCATATTACCGTGCCGCTGAGGGAAATGATTGCTAGGGTGAAAACTCTGCACTCGAGTATTCTAGCGGCAAGCAGAGCGGCCGCGGCAGGGGTCAGCGACAGGCAGGAGAGCCGGGTCGCAAACAACCTGTGCCAGAAATGCGCCCAGATCACCAAAAGCGCGGACAAGGAGCAGCAAACGGTGACGGCCTGGAAAAAGGAGGCTTCGGTCCAAACCGAGCCTTGGAGAAGGCTTAGCCAGCCAGACGCGCCGGGATTACCCGCACCGGTGCTGGCCCCGCCACTCCCCCGCCCAGCGCAGCAGAAAAGCGCAAGGGCGCCCAAGAAGCCCCGTGCGAAGCCGCCAGCGGCTGTGCATGATGCAtcggagcagcagcatcggcCAGCCCGGAAGCCTGAGAGTCAGGCAAACCCCGAAAACGACTGGGAGGTCGTGGCGAGGAAGCCGAGAACAGCGCGCCGCACTCGCCCAGACGCTGTCATTGTCCACGCGAGCGGCAAGTCCTACAGCGAGGTGCTCGCAATGGTGACGAGGAGAGAGGACAAGCAGCTGTCGGACCTGGGACGCTGTGTGGCAAAGGTTCGCCGGACCAACAACGGCAACCTACTCCTGGAGGTGGCGAAAGGGAGCGCCGAGAGCGCCTCGGCAATGAAGGAAAGCATCGAGAAGGTGCTCGGGGACTCAGCGTCAGTTCGCGCAACGACCGAGGAATCTAAGGTCATTGTCTTGGAGGTTCGAAATATAGACCCGATCACGACGAAGCAGGAGGTCTGCGCCGCCCTCGCTGGGCAATTCAACTTCGAGGCGGAGAGAGTTAAAGTGCGCAGTATGCGCCGCGGCTTCGCGGAAACCCAAGCTGCGGTGGTTAGCTTGCCCGTCTCTCTTGCCAAAGCCGTCCTCCATCGGGGTGAAGTCCGGAATGGATGGACCATTTGCAGGATCCGGGAACGACTTGGCCCCGTAAGGTGTTTCAGGTGCCTAGAACCAGGGCATATTGCGATCCACTGCAAGGGCCCTGTGGACAGAAGCGGATGCTGCATAAACTGTGGCGGACCGGGACACAAGGCTGCTTCGTGCAGCAAGGAGCC ggcTGCGCAGGATCTCCTGTCGCAGACGGTACGGGAGCTTGGCTCGGAGGTCGCAGTCCTGAGCGAACCCTACAGAGTTGGTAGCAGCCGCGACTGGGCCACTGACCGCTCTGGTAAGGCGGCCCTGTGGCTCTGCGGAGAGGATGCGCCGGAGCTCCGCGACACCAAAGCAGCGGAAGGATTCGTCCGAGCGAACATTGGCGGCATCTGGCTGTACAGCTGCTACTTGGAACCCAGTCTCTCACTGGAGGCGTTCGGCAGGGTTCTGGACGAGCTGAGCAGCGATCTGCGTGGACGGAGCAACTTTGTGGTtggcggcgacttcaacgcctgggccatGGA ATCGCTGACCTTCGCCGCAAATGCCTCCGAAGCAGAAGGCTGCTGCAGCGAGCTAGAGGCACGCCTTCCTGCGTGCAACGACCGCTACAAGGTGGCAAGGAAGGAGCTGAAGACTGCCATCAGGAACAGTAAACGCGAGTGCTTCCTCAAGCTGTGCGACGCCGCCGATGAGGATCCTTGGGGAGGAGCCTTCAAAATGATGGTGAAAAGGCTCAATGCGGGCGGCAGTGCCCCAACTGACCCGGCGACTCTGGAGAGCATAGTTGGCACGTTGTTTCCTAACGGACGGCAGGTCGCGATCTGCCCTAGTACCGAGTTGGGCGACATCCGCTGGGTCTCGGAAGATGAGGTTCTACAGGCCGGCAGAAGCCTGAAGATTAAGAAGGCGCCGGGGCCGGACGCCATTCCGAGCAGAGCAACCAAGCTTTCTCTATCGCTGCTGTCGTCCGAGGTGGCCTGCTtgttcaacaa GCCAATCTGCCTGCTGGACACGATTGGCAAGGTCTTCGAGAGAGTGATCTCAACTCGGTTGGGCGAagccatcgaagccgctggtggtctCTCCCCTGAACAATACGGATTCACGAAGGGACGGTCTACGCTGGACGCCATTGCGAGGGTCGTTAAGATCGCGGAGGATGCCATTGCAGGAACCAGATGGAAAGGTGGAACCAAATCCTATTGTCTGGTCGTCACCCTCGACATCAGGAATGCCTTCAACTCTGCAGACTGGAGCCGAACGCTGGAGTCCCTGAGGAAATTCAACATTCCGGGGTACCTACTGAATGTAGCGCTCAGCTACTTCAGCAACAGAGCTCTCACGCTGGACACGAGCATGGGTTCCAGAGAGTATAAtatctcagccggagtccctcaAGGCTCCGTCCTGGGACCTCTTCTCTGGAACGCCATGTATGACGGCGTACTGAGGCTTCCGATGCCTGCCTGCACCAGCCTGGTTGGCTTTGCGGACGACGTCGCTATCGTCGTGGCAGCGAAGGAGATAGCTGCCGTGGAGGCGCGGGCGGACACGGCCATCCAAGCCGTAGAGGCGTGGCTGGCTCTCGCGGGGCTAGAGTTGGCGGCTCACAAGACGGAAGCTGTCCTCATCTCGAGCCGGAAAGCAGTGGAGACGGCCAGCGTTCTTGTTAGAGGGACGAGGATCCGGTCGCAACGGGCGATAaaatacctgggcgtccacatCGACACTCGACTATCCTTtaaggagcacctgga ATCTTGTACGCGGCACCAGTATGGGCCAAAGCTGCAGCTGTCAAAAGCTACATGCGAGGAGTGGAGGCGACCTACCGCTTGTGTGCCATCAGGATCGCATGCGCGTTCCGCACAATCTCTGAGGACGGAACTCATCCGGGAGAGGAAGGAGATCTCCGAATCCCTACAGGACAGGCGGTCACCGCTGTCCAGAGCCGAGGTGAAGCTTGCAGCCAGAAGAACGAGCATGGTGAATTGGCAAGCTCGATGGGACTCCTCTTCGAAGGGCCGTTGGACGCACAGGCTCATCCCAGACCTAGCGCGATGGGTGGAGAGGGCGCATGGGCAGGTGAGCTTTTACCTTAGCCAGGTGCTTAGCGGCCACGGATGCTTCCGCCAGTACTTGAAGCGCTTTGGCCATGAGACGGAAGACTGGTGCCCGGAGTGCGGCACTGGCATTTTGGAGGAAGCGCATCACGTTCTCTTCGAGTGCCGCAGGTTCTGCCTCGAGAGACATGAACTGGAGGTAGCAGCGGGATCACCGATTACCGCCGAAACATTGGTGCCGACGATGCTCGGGGACCCAAAAGCGTGGGAAGCGGCAGACGCATTTGCCGCCCACGTCATGAAGACCCTCAGGACTCTGGAGAGAAGGCGGAaggagcggccggagtag